A stretch of DNA from Rhizobium sp. EC-SD404:
GGCATGCTGTCGGCCAATCTCGCCGGGCCGCGGCGCCTGAAGGCGGGAGCGGCCCGCGACCACGTTCTCGGCATCCGCTGCGTCACCGGCCGGGGCGAGATTGTCAAATCGGGCGGCCGCGTCGTCAAGAACGTCACCGGCTACGATCTCTCCAAGGGCCTTGCAGGTTCCTGGGGAACGCTGGCCGTGCTAACCGAAGTGACCATGAAGGTACTCCCGCGCGCGGAGACCGAAGCGACGCTGGTGCTGTTCGGGCTGACCGACAGCGATGCCACGGCCGCGATGTCGCTCGCCATGGGTTCGAGCGGCGAGGTGGCGAGTGCCGCGCATCTGCCGGAAAGCGTGAAAGGCCGTTTCATCGACGGTCAGTTACCGCGCGCCGCCACCGTCCTGCGTCTCGAGGGCTTCGGCCCCTCGGTCGACTATCGCATCGAAAAACTTGCGCAACTGATGACGCCCTTCGGCCCGGCCGAGAGGCTCGATGCGCCGATGTCTCGTACGCTCTGGCAGGAAATCCGCGACGTGAAGCCCTTCGCCGACGGCACGATGCGCCCGGTCTGGCGCGTTTCCGTCGCGCCGATGGAAGGCCATGCACTGGTTGCCGCGCTGCGGCTCAAGGCCGGCATCGACGCCTTCTATGATTGGCAGGGCGGGCTCGTCTGGTTGCGCATGGAGGCGGGCGCCGATGCCGTGGGGCTGCGCCAGGCAATCCGCGCCGTCGGCGGCGGTCACGCCACGCTGGTGCGGGCCGCGCCGGAACTGCGCCGTTCGGTCGATGTGTTCGAGCCACAGCCCGGCCCGCTCGCAGCGCTTTCGGCGCGTCTCAAGGCTGAGTTCGATCCGATCGGCATCCTCAATCCGGGACGCATGACCGCGCTGAAGGCGCACGAGCCCGCGTGAGCGCCCAAATGTCGAAAGGTACGCGTCTATGAGCTCGCATGAAGAGAGCCCACGGGCACCGCAACCCGGCGGCAGCGGCCCCATTGGTGGCGGCTGGTTCGAGCCCGGCAAGAACAACATCATGCTGATCTACGGCCTCTACCTGGCCAGCGCGGTCGTCGGCGTGACGGCATTCGTCGGCCTCATCATGGCCTATATGAGCCGCAGCACGGCGCAGCCCTGGGCAGAGACCCACTACACTTGGGCGATCCGAACCTTCTGGATCGGCGTTCTCTACACCATCATCAGTTCGATCCTCGCGCTCGTTGCGATCGGCTTCCTCCTGATGATCCTCGTCGCGATCTGGGCGATCGTCCGCATCATTGCAGGCCTGCAGAAAGCATCGCGCGAAGAGCCGATGCCCAATCCGCAGAGCTGGCTTTTCTAGGAACCGCTGCTTTGGAAACCAATTTCTCAGCTGCCCAGCTTGCCGATCCCGGCGTCGCCGAGTCGGAAAAGATCCTGCGCAAATGCGTCCACTGCGGATTCTGCACGGCGACGTGCCCGACCTATGTGACGCTCGGCAACGAACTCGACAGCCCGCGTGGCCGCATCTACCTGATCAAGGACATGCTGGAGAATGATCGGCCGGCCGACAAGGAGATCGTCACCCACATCGATCGCTGCCTCTCCTGTCTCGCCTGCATGACGACGTGCCCGTCGGGCGTAAACTATATGCACCTCGTCGACCATGCCCGCGTCCATATCGAGAAAACCTACAAGCGGCCTCTGATGAACCGACTGACGCGCCAGGTGCTCGCCGCCGTCCTGCCCTATCCCGCGCGGTTCCGCCTGGCGCTCAATGCTGCACGCCTCGGCCGGCCATTGGCACCCCTGTTCGATTCGGTGAAGCCGCTGAAGCCCTTCGCCGCGATGCTGCGCCTAACGCCCTCGTCGGTGCCAGGCAAATCGCAGTCCGCCGAGCCCGGCAACCACACGGCCACCGGCACCCGCCGCGGCCGCGTCGCCATCCTGACCGGATGCGCCCAGCCGGTCCTGAAGCCCTCGATCAACGAAGCGACGATCCGGCTTTTGACGCGCCTCGGCATCGAGGTGGTTGTTCCAGAAGGCGAGGGCTGCTGCGGCGCGCTCGTCCATCATATGGGCCGCGAGGAAGCGGCCCTCGAATCGGCACGGCGCAATGTCGATGTCTGGACGCGCGAGATCGAGCGAGGCCTCGACGCGATCGTCATCACCGCATCCGGCTGTGGGACGACGATCAAGGATTACGGCTACATGCTTCGGCTTGATCCTGACTATTCGGAGAAGGCGCGAATCGTGTCCGAACGGACCAAGGACATCACCGAATACCTGATGACGCTTGCGATCCCCGCGGTCGCTGCGCCGGAGCCGCTGACGGTGGCGTATCACTCGGCCTGTTCCATGCAGCACGGCCAGAAGATCACGCGCCAGCCGAAGGATCTTCTGAAGGCTGCGGGTTTCACCGTGAAGGATCCGCCCGAAGGCCATCTGTGCTGCGGCTCGGCCGGCACCTACAACATCATGCAGCCTGAAATTTCGGTCCGACTGAAAACGCGCAAGATCGCCAATATCGAAAAGACGCGGCCGGATGTCGTGGCGACCGGCAATATCGGCTGCATCACCCAGATCGCAAGCGGCACGGCCATCCCGGTCATCCATACGGTCGAACTGCTGGACTGGGCCCATGGCGGACCGAAGCCTGCCGGTCTCGCTGCCACACGGACGCTGGAGGCGGCCGAGTAACGTCAGGAAAACTCACCGGAGGATGGAATGAACCTATATGCCAAGCTCTGCCGCAGGGCAGAGGAGGGCCGGCCCGTTCGCGTCGGCCTCATCGGGTCGGGCAAGTTCGGCTCGATGTTCCTGTCTCAGGTTCGAACCATCCCCGGCATGCATCTGATGGGCATCGCGGACCTTTCGGCCGAGCGTGCCCGCAAGGCGCTTGAGGCAACTGGTTGGGATGCCGATTCGGCGATCGCTCAATCATTCGATGACGCCCGGTCTTCCGGCCGCACGATGATCACCGAGGACGCGCAGGCGCTGATCGCGGCCGACAGCCTCGATGTGGTCGTCGATGCTACAGGCAATCCCGCCGCCGGTGTGCGGCACGCAATTCTCGCCGCCGAGCACGGCCGGCACATCGTTATGGTCAATGTCGAGGCCGATGTGCTCGCCGGCCCGCTTCTGGCCGAGCGCTTCCGCCGTGCCGGGCTCGTCTACGCCATGGCCTATGGCGACCAGCCGGCGCTCGTCTGCGAAATGGTGGACTGGGCCCGCACCTGCGGGTTCCGGGTCGTGGCCGCCGGCAAGGGCACCAAATATCTGCCCGAATACAGCCGCTCCACGCCCGACACCGTCTGGGGTCACTACGGAATCACACCTGAAGATGCCGCCAAGGGCGGCATGAACCCGCAAATGTTCAATTCCTTCATCGATGGCACCAAATCTGCGATCGAGATGGCGGCGATCGCCAATGCGACAGGGCTTTCGGCGCCCGCCGACGGCCTGGCGTTTCCGCCCTGCGGCGTGCACGATCTGGCCGATATCCTGAAGCCGCGCGCCCATGGCGGGCTTCTGGAAAAGAGCGGCATGGTCGAGGTGATCTCCAGCGAG
This window harbors:
- the glcF gene encoding glycolate oxidase subunit GlcF; the encoded protein is METNFSAAQLADPGVAESEKILRKCVHCGFCTATCPTYVTLGNELDSPRGRIYLIKDMLENDRPADKEIVTHIDRCLSCLACMTTCPSGVNYMHLVDHARVHIEKTYKRPLMNRLTRQVLAAVLPYPARFRLALNAARLGRPLAPLFDSVKPLKPFAAMLRLTPSSVPGKSQSAEPGNHTATGTRRGRVAILTGCAQPVLKPSINEATIRLLTRLGIEVVVPEGEGCCGALVHHMGREEAALESARRNVDVWTREIERGLDAIVITASGCGTTIKDYGYMLRLDPDYSEKARIVSERTKDITEYLMTLAIPAVAAPEPLTVAYHSACSMQHGQKITRQPKDLLKAAGFTVKDPPEGHLCCGSAGTYNIMQPEISVRLKTRKIANIEKTRPDVVATGNIGCITQIASGTAIPVIHTVELLDWAHGGPKPAGLAATRTLEAAE
- the glcE gene encoding glycolate oxidase subunit GlcE, with amino-acid sequence MKSGDSHLRPTTEDQVRDAVAWAAAEKTPLEIVGHGSKRAIGRPMQTAETLSLADLNGLTLYEPDELVLAAWAGTPLVEIEKVLAENNQRFEFEPMDYGPLLGEEPGRGTIGGMLSANLAGPRRLKAGAARDHVLGIRCVTGRGEIVKSGGRVVKNVTGYDLSKGLAGSWGTLAVLTEVTMKVLPRAETEATLVLFGLTDSDATAAMSLAMGSSGEVASAAHLPESVKGRFIDGQLPRAATVLRLEGFGPSVDYRIEKLAQLMTPFGPAERLDAPMSRTLWQEIRDVKPFADGTMRPVWRVSVAPMEGHALVAALRLKAGIDAFYDWQGGLVWLRMEAGADAVGLRQAIRAVGGGHATLVRAAPELRRSVDVFEPQPGPLAALSARLKAEFDPIGILNPGRMTALKAHEPA
- a CDS encoding Gfo/Idh/MocA family oxidoreductase, translated to MNLYAKLCRRAEEGRPVRVGLIGSGKFGSMFLSQVRTIPGMHLMGIADLSAERARKALEATGWDADSAIAQSFDDARSSGRTMITEDAQALIAADSLDVVVDATGNPAAGVRHAILAAEHGRHIVMVNVEADVLAGPLLAERFRRAGLVYAMAYGDQPALVCEMVDWARTCGFRVVAAGKGTKYLPEYSRSTPDTVWGHYGITPEDAAKGGMNPQMFNSFIDGTKSAIEMAAIANATGLSAPADGLAFPPCGVHDLADILKPRAHGGLLEKSGMVEVISSEERDGRHVFGDLRWGVYVTFEAEDEGARGDYARRCFKEYQVVTDRSGRFASLYRPSHLIGLELPVSVASAALRNEPTGEPVSFSADVAAVSKRAMKAGEMLDGEGGYTVWGKLMPAERSLAAEALPIGLAHGVKLTRDVEAGAIVTWGDVAIEDSQAVRIRREMEAGFSRS
- a CDS encoding DUF4870 domain-containing protein, whose translation is MSSHEESPRAPQPGGSGPIGGGWFEPGKNNIMLIYGLYLASAVVGVTAFVGLIMAYMSRSTAQPWAETHYTWAIRTFWIGVLYTIISSILALVAIGFLLMILVAIWAIVRIIAGLQKASREEPMPNPQSWLF